A window of Mangifera indica cultivar Alphonso chromosome 11, CATAS_Mindica_2.1, whole genome shotgun sequence contains these coding sequences:
- the LOC123229310 gene encoding inactive protein kinase SELMODRAFT_444075-like isoform X2 gives MLPERTDSSLSERSTVEVTERVLVAVRAEKVISKTALAWALTHVVRPGDGITLLALFPPKKSGRRFWRFPRLNGDCKSSHAENLPDRICEISESCSQMVLKLHNQIEVSFKIYTTFPNSSLFRKLKQELKHCLEELHCNIVVMKNSLAKVLRLNLQVSNDDQTPYLSAAASPIEQTGKLPAECLKNSTPVSSPERPISSSSRTDKQGSLTSSDTMTSLFLVYEQNPLFEGMNRGYYTPIDDQSHLDDQLMALDSPEKRLTTLSTKSTPSEATNYKSVFWIPQSHIVDKKLSKPQNYRDTHKSRRPTSRSLLDEFIQYDQDTKAGRLEYNQGQGINPSSTIRDAVPFGRTSSIPPPLCSLCQHKAPIFGKPPRRFSYEELEEATDSFSSVNFLAEGGFGVVYRGVLRDGQVVAVKLLKFGGSQADADFCREVRVLSCAQHRNVVLLIGFCTDGKRRVLVYEYICNGSLDFHLHGNKRATLDWQSRLKIAIGAARGLRYLHEDCRVGCIVHRDMRPNNILLTHDFEPQVADFGLARWHSELCINTEERVIGTSGYLAPEYADGGGITQKFDVYAFGLVLVELITGQRTSKLQCYKGQHVLSDWFHPQVALEPGLTLEKIYYLIDPYLASNQAQSFTHQLQAMARAAFLCLCPDPESRPPMSKVLRILEGGDTVVPLALDLNSVGNRSGHLPGLSSSMQHEGRRTHCRMLSHVTGTSAESVHLLHNVCQIREPLCKITKEI, from the exons ATGCTTCCGGAAAGAACGGACTCCAGCTTGAGTGAGCGTTCCACCGTTGAGGTGACGGAGAGAGTGTTAGTGGCCGTTAGAGCAGAAAAAGTGATCTCCAAGACTGCATTAGCATGGGCTCTCACTCACGTTGTTCGTCCAGGGGACGGTATTACTTTGCTTGCCCTTTTTCCACCCAAAAAATCAG GTAGGAGATTCTGGAGGTTTCCCAGGCTGAATGGCGATTGTAAAAGCAGTCATGCGGAAAATTTGCCGGATCGGATTTGTGAAATCTCCGAGTCTTGTTCACAAATGGTACTTAAGCTTCATAACCAAATTGAGGTCAGTTTCAAAATTTACACCACATTTCCCAACTCGTCTCTTTTCAG AAAACTAAAGCAAGAGCTGAAACACTGCTTGGAGGAACTTCATTGCAACATTGTTGTAATGAAAAATTCTCTAGCCAAAGTCCTTAGGCTTAATTTACAAGTCTCAAATGATGACCAAACTCCATATCTCTCTGCTGCTGCTTCACCAATTGAGCAAACTGGAAAGTTACCAGCGGAATGCTTGAAGAATTCCACTCCCGTAAGCAGTCCTGAAAGGCCAATCTCTTCTTCCTCGAGAACCGATAAACAAGGATCATTAACAAGTTCTGATACAATGACATCACTTTTCCTAGTCTATGAACAAAATCCTCTTTTTGAAGGAATGAACAGAGGATATTACACTCCTATAGATGATCAAAGCCACTTGGATGACCAACTTATGGCTCTAGACTCCCCGGAAAAAAGGCTAACAACTCTGTCAACAAAATCAACACCATCAGAGGCTACTAACTACAAGAGTGTATTTTGGATTCCCCAAAGCCACATTGTTGATAAGAAGCTATCGAAACCTCAAAACTATAGAGATACTCACAAAAGTAGACGTCCAACTTCCAGATCCCTGCTTGATGAATTTATTCAGTATGATCAAGATACAAAGGCTGGTAGACTAGAATACAATCAAGGCCAAGGAATAAATCCAAGTTCAACGATCAGGGATGCAGTCCCTTTTGGTAGAACATCCTCAATACCTCCACCATTATGCTCCCTATGTCAACACAAGGCACCAATATTTGGAAAACCACCAAGACGCTTTTCCTATGAGGAGCTCGAGGAAGCTACAGATAGTTTTTCAAGCGTGAATTTCTTGGCAGAAGGTGGTTTTGGAGTTGTTTACAGGGGAGTTTTGAGAGATGGCCAAGTGGTTGCAGTGAAGTTGTTAAAGTTTGGGGGTTCACAGGCTGATGCTGACTTCTGCAGAGAAGTGAGAGTTTTAAGCTGTGCTCAACATAGGAATGTTGTACTGCTGATTGGGTTTTGTACTGACGGCAAGAGGAGAGTCTTAGTTTATGAGTACATATGCAATGGCTCCTTGGACTTCCATTTACATG GGAATAAAAGAGCCACATTAGATTGGCAATCTCGACTAAAGATAGCAATTGGAGCAGCAAGAGGGTTACGATATCTTCACGAAGATTGTAGAGTTGGTTGTATAGTGCACAGAGACATGAGGCCTAATAACATCCTCCTTACTCACGATTTTGAACCTCAG GTAGCTGATTTTGGACTTGCTAGGTGGCATTCTGAATTGTGTATAAATACAGAGGAACGAGTCATTGGAACATCAGG TTATCTTGCACCAGAATATGCTGATGGTGGAGGAATTACACAAAAGTTTGATGTGTACGCATTTGGATTGGTATTAGTGGAGCTAATAACAGGTCAAAGAACCAGTAAGCTGCAATGTTATAAGGGGCAGCATGTGCTGTCTGACTGGTTCCACCCTCAGGTCGCATTAGAACCAGGCCTTACCCTAGAAAAGATATATTATCTGATTGACCCATATCTGGCTTCTAATCAAGCCCAGAGCTTCACCCATCAACTACAGGCTATGGCTCGCGCTGCCTTTTTGTGTTTATGTCCGGATCCAGAATCCAGACCCCCAATGTCAAAG GTCCTTAGAATTCTTGAAGGAGGAGATACAGTGGTCCCACTGGCTTTGGACTTGAACTCTGTCGGCAACAGAAGTGGTCACTTGCCTGGCCTGAGCTCAAGCATGCAACATGAAGGAAGGAGAACCCACTGTCGTATGCTTTCACA TGTCACAGGTACATCTGCAGAATCAGTTCACCTTCTTCATAATGTGTGTCAAATCAGGGAACCATTGTGTAAAATTACTAAAGAAATATGA
- the LOC123229310 gene encoding inactive protein kinase SELMODRAFT_444075-like isoform X1, translated as MLPERTDSSLSERSTVEVTERVLVAVRAEKVISKTALAWALTHVVRPGDGITLLALFPPKKSGRRFWRFPRLNGDCKSSHAENLPDRICEISESCSQMVLKLHNQIEVRVRIKVVSGASGGAVATEARNNGANWVVLDKKLKQELKHCLEELHCNIVVMKNSLAKVLRLNLQVSNDDQTPYLSAAASPIEQTGKLPAECLKNSTPVSSPERPISSSSRTDKQGSLTSSDTMTSLFLVYEQNPLFEGMNRGYYTPIDDQSHLDDQLMALDSPEKRLTTLSTKSTPSEATNYKSVFWIPQSHIVDKKLSKPQNYRDTHKSRRPTSRSLLDEFIQYDQDTKAGRLEYNQGQGINPSSTIRDAVPFGRTSSIPPPLCSLCQHKAPIFGKPPRRFSYEELEEATDSFSSVNFLAEGGFGVVYRGVLRDGQVVAVKLLKFGGSQADADFCREVRVLSCAQHRNVVLLIGFCTDGKRRVLVYEYICNGSLDFHLHGNKRATLDWQSRLKIAIGAARGLRYLHEDCRVGCIVHRDMRPNNILLTHDFEPQVADFGLARWHSELCINTEERVIGTSGYLAPEYADGGGITQKFDVYAFGLVLVELITGQRTSKLQCYKGQHVLSDWFHPQVALEPGLTLEKIYYLIDPYLASNQAQSFTHQLQAMARAAFLCLCPDPESRPPMSKVLRILEGGDTVVPLALDLNSVGNRSGHLPGLSSSMQHEGRRTHCRMLSHVTGTSAESVHLLHNVCQIREPLCKITKEI; from the exons ATGCTTCCGGAAAGAACGGACTCCAGCTTGAGTGAGCGTTCCACCGTTGAGGTGACGGAGAGAGTGTTAGTGGCCGTTAGAGCAGAAAAAGTGATCTCCAAGACTGCATTAGCATGGGCTCTCACTCACGTTGTTCGTCCAGGGGACGGTATTACTTTGCTTGCCCTTTTTCCACCCAAAAAATCAG GTAGGAGATTCTGGAGGTTTCCCAGGCTGAATGGCGATTGTAAAAGCAGTCATGCGGAAAATTTGCCGGATCGGATTTGTGAAATCTCCGAGTCTTGTTCACAAATGGTACTTAAGCTTCATAACCAAATTGAG GTTCGAGTGAGGATTAAGGTGGTATCAGGTGCATCTGGAGGTGCAGTGGCGACTGAGGCAAGGAACAATGGAGCCAACTGGGTCGTACTGGACAA AAAACTAAAGCAAGAGCTGAAACACTGCTTGGAGGAACTTCATTGCAACATTGTTGTAATGAAAAATTCTCTAGCCAAAGTCCTTAGGCTTAATTTACAAGTCTCAAATGATGACCAAACTCCATATCTCTCTGCTGCTGCTTCACCAATTGAGCAAACTGGAAAGTTACCAGCGGAATGCTTGAAGAATTCCACTCCCGTAAGCAGTCCTGAAAGGCCAATCTCTTCTTCCTCGAGAACCGATAAACAAGGATCATTAACAAGTTCTGATACAATGACATCACTTTTCCTAGTCTATGAACAAAATCCTCTTTTTGAAGGAATGAACAGAGGATATTACACTCCTATAGATGATCAAAGCCACTTGGATGACCAACTTATGGCTCTAGACTCCCCGGAAAAAAGGCTAACAACTCTGTCAACAAAATCAACACCATCAGAGGCTACTAACTACAAGAGTGTATTTTGGATTCCCCAAAGCCACATTGTTGATAAGAAGCTATCGAAACCTCAAAACTATAGAGATACTCACAAAAGTAGACGTCCAACTTCCAGATCCCTGCTTGATGAATTTATTCAGTATGATCAAGATACAAAGGCTGGTAGACTAGAATACAATCAAGGCCAAGGAATAAATCCAAGTTCAACGATCAGGGATGCAGTCCCTTTTGGTAGAACATCCTCAATACCTCCACCATTATGCTCCCTATGTCAACACAAGGCACCAATATTTGGAAAACCACCAAGACGCTTTTCCTATGAGGAGCTCGAGGAAGCTACAGATAGTTTTTCAAGCGTGAATTTCTTGGCAGAAGGTGGTTTTGGAGTTGTTTACAGGGGAGTTTTGAGAGATGGCCAAGTGGTTGCAGTGAAGTTGTTAAAGTTTGGGGGTTCACAGGCTGATGCTGACTTCTGCAGAGAAGTGAGAGTTTTAAGCTGTGCTCAACATAGGAATGTTGTACTGCTGATTGGGTTTTGTACTGACGGCAAGAGGAGAGTCTTAGTTTATGAGTACATATGCAATGGCTCCTTGGACTTCCATTTACATG GGAATAAAAGAGCCACATTAGATTGGCAATCTCGACTAAAGATAGCAATTGGAGCAGCAAGAGGGTTACGATATCTTCACGAAGATTGTAGAGTTGGTTGTATAGTGCACAGAGACATGAGGCCTAATAACATCCTCCTTACTCACGATTTTGAACCTCAG GTAGCTGATTTTGGACTTGCTAGGTGGCATTCTGAATTGTGTATAAATACAGAGGAACGAGTCATTGGAACATCAGG TTATCTTGCACCAGAATATGCTGATGGTGGAGGAATTACACAAAAGTTTGATGTGTACGCATTTGGATTGGTATTAGTGGAGCTAATAACAGGTCAAAGAACCAGTAAGCTGCAATGTTATAAGGGGCAGCATGTGCTGTCTGACTGGTTCCACCCTCAGGTCGCATTAGAACCAGGCCTTACCCTAGAAAAGATATATTATCTGATTGACCCATATCTGGCTTCTAATCAAGCCCAGAGCTTCACCCATCAACTACAGGCTATGGCTCGCGCTGCCTTTTTGTGTTTATGTCCGGATCCAGAATCCAGACCCCCAATGTCAAAG GTCCTTAGAATTCTTGAAGGAGGAGATACAGTGGTCCCACTGGCTTTGGACTTGAACTCTGTCGGCAACAGAAGTGGTCACTTGCCTGGCCTGAGCTCAAGCATGCAACATGAAGGAAGGAGAACCCACTGTCGTATGCTTTCACA TGTCACAGGTACATCTGCAGAATCAGTTCACCTTCTTCATAATGTGTGTCAAATCAGGGAACCATTGTGTAAAATTACTAAAGAAATATGA
- the LOC123229310 gene encoding inactive protein kinase SELMODRAFT_444075-like isoform X3 has translation MAIVKAVMRKICRIGFVKSPSLVHKWYLSFITKLRKLKQELKHCLEELHCNIVVMKNSLAKVLRLNLQVSNDDQTPYLSAAASPIEQTGKLPAECLKNSTPVSSPERPISSSSRTDKQGSLTSSDTMTSLFLVYEQNPLFEGMNRGYYTPIDDQSHLDDQLMALDSPEKRLTTLSTKSTPSEATNYKSVFWIPQSHIVDKKLSKPQNYRDTHKSRRPTSRSLLDEFIQYDQDTKAGRLEYNQGQGINPSSTIRDAVPFGRTSSIPPPLCSLCQHKAPIFGKPPRRFSYEELEEATDSFSSVNFLAEGGFGVVYRGVLRDGQVVAVKLLKFGGSQADADFCREVRVLSCAQHRNVVLLIGFCTDGKRRVLVYEYICNGSLDFHLHGNKRATLDWQSRLKIAIGAARGLRYLHEDCRVGCIVHRDMRPNNILLTHDFEPQVADFGLARWHSELCINTEERVIGTSGYLAPEYADGGGITQKFDVYAFGLVLVELITGQRTSKLQCYKGQHVLSDWFHPQVALEPGLTLEKIYYLIDPYLASNQAQSFTHQLQAMARAAFLCLCPDPESRPPMSKVLRILEGGDTVVPLALDLNSVGNRSGHLPGLSSSMQHEGRRTHCRMLSHVTGTSAESVHLLHNVCQIREPLCKITKEI, from the exons ATGGCGATTGTAAAAGCAGTCATGCGGAAAATTTGCCGGATCGGATTTGTGAAATCTCCGAGTCTTGTTCACAAATGGTACTTAAGCTTCATAACCAAATTGAG AAAACTAAAGCAAGAGCTGAAACACTGCTTGGAGGAACTTCATTGCAACATTGTTGTAATGAAAAATTCTCTAGCCAAAGTCCTTAGGCTTAATTTACAAGTCTCAAATGATGACCAAACTCCATATCTCTCTGCTGCTGCTTCACCAATTGAGCAAACTGGAAAGTTACCAGCGGAATGCTTGAAGAATTCCACTCCCGTAAGCAGTCCTGAAAGGCCAATCTCTTCTTCCTCGAGAACCGATAAACAAGGATCATTAACAAGTTCTGATACAATGACATCACTTTTCCTAGTCTATGAACAAAATCCTCTTTTTGAAGGAATGAACAGAGGATATTACACTCCTATAGATGATCAAAGCCACTTGGATGACCAACTTATGGCTCTAGACTCCCCGGAAAAAAGGCTAACAACTCTGTCAACAAAATCAACACCATCAGAGGCTACTAACTACAAGAGTGTATTTTGGATTCCCCAAAGCCACATTGTTGATAAGAAGCTATCGAAACCTCAAAACTATAGAGATACTCACAAAAGTAGACGTCCAACTTCCAGATCCCTGCTTGATGAATTTATTCAGTATGATCAAGATACAAAGGCTGGTAGACTAGAATACAATCAAGGCCAAGGAATAAATCCAAGTTCAACGATCAGGGATGCAGTCCCTTTTGGTAGAACATCCTCAATACCTCCACCATTATGCTCCCTATGTCAACACAAGGCACCAATATTTGGAAAACCACCAAGACGCTTTTCCTATGAGGAGCTCGAGGAAGCTACAGATAGTTTTTCAAGCGTGAATTTCTTGGCAGAAGGTGGTTTTGGAGTTGTTTACAGGGGAGTTTTGAGAGATGGCCAAGTGGTTGCAGTGAAGTTGTTAAAGTTTGGGGGTTCACAGGCTGATGCTGACTTCTGCAGAGAAGTGAGAGTTTTAAGCTGTGCTCAACATAGGAATGTTGTACTGCTGATTGGGTTTTGTACTGACGGCAAGAGGAGAGTCTTAGTTTATGAGTACATATGCAATGGCTCCTTGGACTTCCATTTACATG GGAATAAAAGAGCCACATTAGATTGGCAATCTCGACTAAAGATAGCAATTGGAGCAGCAAGAGGGTTACGATATCTTCACGAAGATTGTAGAGTTGGTTGTATAGTGCACAGAGACATGAGGCCTAATAACATCCTCCTTACTCACGATTTTGAACCTCAG GTAGCTGATTTTGGACTTGCTAGGTGGCATTCTGAATTGTGTATAAATACAGAGGAACGAGTCATTGGAACATCAGG TTATCTTGCACCAGAATATGCTGATGGTGGAGGAATTACACAAAAGTTTGATGTGTACGCATTTGGATTGGTATTAGTGGAGCTAATAACAGGTCAAAGAACCAGTAAGCTGCAATGTTATAAGGGGCAGCATGTGCTGTCTGACTGGTTCCACCCTCAGGTCGCATTAGAACCAGGCCTTACCCTAGAAAAGATATATTATCTGATTGACCCATATCTGGCTTCTAATCAAGCCCAGAGCTTCACCCATCAACTACAGGCTATGGCTCGCGCTGCCTTTTTGTGTTTATGTCCGGATCCAGAATCCAGACCCCCAATGTCAAAG GTCCTTAGAATTCTTGAAGGAGGAGATACAGTGGTCCCACTGGCTTTGGACTTGAACTCTGTCGGCAACAGAAGTGGTCACTTGCCTGGCCTGAGCTCAAGCATGCAACATGAAGGAAGGAGAACCCACTGTCGTATGCTTTCACA TGTCACAGGTACATCTGCAGAATCAGTTCACCTTCTTCATAATGTGTGTCAAATCAGGGAACCATTGTGTAAAATTACTAAAGAAATATGA
- the LOC123229311 gene encoding cytochrome P450 CYP82D47-like, translated as MELLPLFPTAVTGFFAFLFFLYSLLWISKRVHKNSSNNVAIPEPGGAKPLIGHLHLLRGSKPAHITLGNMADKYGAIFMIRMGMNRALIVSDWEITKECFTIKDLVFCNRPKSLAAAIVGYNYAMMGFSPYGPYWRQIRKIATLELLSNHRLERLKNIRESEVKASVKEIYDLWMKNKGSTTKEPVLVELKRWFGKITLNVVLRMVVGKSFVGGTTKEESEENERSKEAIRKFFELNGVFPLADALPFMRWVDLGGHEKAMKKTAKELDEVMEGWLKEHKQKRSTDEVKGEKDFMYVMLSLLDEAQELPSYDADTIDKATCLAMILGGTDTTTVTLTWAVALLLNNRRALYKAQNELDTHVGRGRLVQESDIKNLVYFQAILKETLRLYPAAPLAVPHESLEDCSIGGYHVPARTQLIVNLSKLHRDPKVWCNPGEFQPERFLTTHKDFDVRGQNFELLPFGSGRRVCPGISFALQVMQLTLANLLHGFEFATPNGEPVDMVEGIGLTNLKASPLEVLLTYMNKWAIGLWSYVSLHACGVRFMQFGTLLSCTILKLKWIGSVVSHNIIGK; from the exons ATGGAGCTTCTTCCTCTCTTCCCAACTGCAGTTACTGGTTTCTTTGCATTTCTATTCTTCCTGTATTCTTTGTTATGGATATCAAAACGTGTTCACAAAAATTCAAGCAACAATGTTGCGATACCAGAACCTGGCGGTGCAAAGCCTTTGATTGGCCACCTCCATCTCTTAAGAGGCTCAAAACCTGCACATATAACACTGGGAAACATGGCTGACAAGTACGGTGCGATCTTCATGATCAGGATGGGTATGAATCGAGCTTTGATTGTAAGCGATTGGGAGATTACTAAAGAGTGTTTTACTATCAAAGATTTAGTCTTTTGCAATCGCCCGAAATCTCTAGCCGCAGCGATCGTGGGCTACAACTATGCTATGATGGGTTTCAGTCCTTATGGTCCTTACTGGCGCCAAATCCGCAAGATAGCTACGCTAGAACTTCTCTCAAACCACCGCCTGGAAAGGCTAAAAAATATCCGAGAATCTGAAGTGAAGGCGTCTGTCAAAGAAATATATGATCTATGGATGAAGAACAAAGGCAGTACAACAAAGGAACCGGTGTTGGTGGAGCTGAAGAGATGGTTTGGCAAGATAACATTGAACGTTGTGCTAAGGATGGTTGTAGGAAAAAGCTTCGTGGGGGGTACAACAAAGGAAGAGAGTGAAGAGAATGAACGTAGCAAAGAGGCGATAAGGAAATTTTTCGAATTAAATGGGGTATTTCCACTTGCAGATGCACTGCCGTTTATGAGGTGGGTCGATTTAGGAGGACATGAGAAGGCGATGAAGAAGACTGCAAAAGAACTTGATGAAGTTATGGAAGGGTGGTTAAAGGAGCATAAGCAGAAGAGAAGCACAGATGAGGTGAAAGGTGAGAAAGATTTCATGTACGTGATGCTTTCCCTTCTTGATGAAGCTCAAGAGCTTCCTAGTTATGATGCCGATACCATCGACAAAGCTACCTGTCTG GCTATGATATTGGGAGGCACAGACACAACTACTGTTACACTCACATGGGCTGTGGCTTTACTTCTCAACAACCGTCGTGCCTTGTATAAAGCCCAAAACGAATTAGATACCCACGTTGGTAGGGGAAGGCTAGTGCAGGAATCAGATATTAAAAACTTGGTCTACTTCCAAGCTATCCTAAAAGAAACATTACGTCTGTATCCTGCAGCCCCACTGGCTGTGCCACATGAATCCTTAGAAGACTGCAGCATTGGTGGGTACCATGTGCCAGCCAGAACGCAGCTTATAGTCAATCTGTCAAAGCTTCATCGAGATCCCAAAGTTTGGTGCAATCCTGGCGAGTTTCAACCCGAAAGATTTCTTACCACCCATAAAGATTTCGATGTCCGGGGCCAGAATTTTGAACTGTTGCCATTTGGTAGTGGAAGAAGAGTGTGTCCGGGGATCTCTTTTGCTCTTCAAGTTATGCAACTCACACTTGCTAATTTGCTGCATGGATTTGAGTTTGCAACCCCAAATGGTGAACCAGTTGACATGGTTGAAGGAATTGGTTTGACAAACCTGAAGGCCTCCCCCCTTGAGGTCCTTCTCACATATATGAATAAATGGGCTATTGGTTTGTGGTCTTATGTGTCTCTTCATGCTTGTGGTGTCAGGTTTATGCAATTTGGGACGCTTTTATCTTGTACTATACTGAAATTGAAATGGATTGGTTCTGTAGTGTCACATAATATTATTGGAAAGTAA
- the LOC123228589 gene encoding cytochrome P450 CYP82D47-like, which produces MEFLLAFPASSFVALSSFLVFIYCLLWISRSNRLYSKGLRLPPEAGGAWPLLGHLPLFGGTKPPHVVLGNLADKYGPIFTIKMGVHRTAIVSSWELAKECLTTNDKVFANRPKMLMSEILGYNYAMVGFSPYGHYWRQIRKIATLELLSTHRLKTFRHIRESEARAGLKEIYELWNKNKSSSDENKVMLEMKKWFGDIALNVIYRIIVGKRYVGNTSSNEAEEDDPWRDSIRKWFELAGKFAVSDAIPSLRWLDLGGIEKAMKNTMKELDYYVQKWLEEHKRKRVSREVKGDEDFMDVMLSIVEDTAEDFANHDTDTSIKATCLALIMAASDTTTVTLTWGLSLLLNNRDVLQKAQQELDTHIGRERLPNESDMKNLVYLQAIIKETLRLSPAAAMTVTHESLAECTAGGYHIPAGTRLFVNLWKVHHDPRIWPDPDKFKPERFLTTHKDFDIKGGNFEYIPFSSGRRMCPGFLFASQNMQLTMATLLHGFEISTTSDEMVDLGENFGTTNLRFSKLQVHLTPRLPLHLYQQND; this is translated from the exons ATGGAGTTCCTTCTTGCATTCCCAGCTTCTTCGTTTGTTGCTTTGTCTTCTTTCTTAGTCTTCATATACTGTTTACTGTGGATTTCAAGAAGTAATCGACTATATAGCAAGGGTTTACGTTTACCTCCGGAAGCTGGCGGCGCATGGCCTTTACTTGGCCACCTTCCTCTATTCGGAGGAACAAAACCTCCTCATGTAGTGCTGGGCAATCTGGCTGACAAATACGGGCCAATCTTCACTATCAAGATGGGCGTGCATCGTACTGCCATCGTGAGCAGTTGGGAATTGGCTAAAGAGTGTCTCACTACCAACGATAAAGTCTTCGCCAACCGTCCGAAGATGTTAATGTCCGAGATCCTTGGCTATAATTACGCCATGGTTGGCTTCAGCCCGTACGGACATTACTGGCGTCAAATTCGGAAGATAGCCACGCTCGAACTCCTCTCCACCCACCGACTCAAGACGTTCAGGCATATACGAGAATCCGAGGCAAGAGCTGGCCTAAAAGAGATATACGAACTATGGAACAAGAATAAAAGTAGTAGTGATGAAAATAAAGTGATGCTGGAAATGAAGAAATGGTTTGGAGACATAGCGTTAAACGTGATTTACAGGATAATTGTAGGGAAGAGATATGTGGGAAATACATCATCAAATGAGGCTGAAGAGGACGATCCGTGGCGAGATTCAATAAGGAAATGGTTTGAATTGGCGGGGAAATTTGCAGTGTCTGATGCAATCCCGTCTCTGAGGTGGTTGGATTTGGGCGGAATTGAAAAGGCTATGAAGAATACAATGAAAGAATTAGATTATTATGTTCAAAAATGGTTAGAAGAGCACAAGCGGAAGAGAGTCTCTAGGGAGGTGAAGGGCGATGAAGACTTCATGGACGTGATGCTGTCCATTGTAGAAGACACAGCAGAAGACTTCGCCAATCATGATACTGATACTAGCATTAAAGCTACATGTCTG GCTCTTATCATGGCGGCTTCAGATACCACAACAGTGACTTTGACATGGGGTCTTTCACTGTTACTCAACAACCGTGATGTCCTACAGAAAGCGCAACAGGAATTAGACACCCACATCGGTAGAGAGAGGTTGCCGAATGAATCAGACATGAAGAACTTGGTCTATCTCCAAGCAATCATCAAGGAAACGCTGCGTTTAAGCCCAGCTGCAGCGATGACAGTTACACACGAGTCTTTAGCTGAGTGCACAGCGGGGGGCTACCATATTCCTGCAGGCACAAGACTATTTGTTAATCTCTGGAAGGTTCATCATGATCCACGTATATGGCCAGATCCTGATAAGTTCAAGCCAGAAAGGTTTCTTACAACCCACAAGGATTTCGACATTAAAGGTGGGAACTTTGAATATATACCGTTTAGTAGCGGTAGAAGAATGTGCCCTGGGTTCTTATTTGCATCTCAGAATATGCAGCTAACGATGGCTACATTGCTCCATGGATTTGAAATTTCAACTACGTCAGATGAAATGGTTGATTTGGGAGAGAATTTCGGGACAACCAACCTCAGATTCTCCAAACTACAAGTCCATCTCACACCACGCCTTCCCCTCCATCTTTACCAACAGAATGACTAG